The Hevea brasiliensis isolate MT/VB/25A 57/8 chromosome 1, ASM3005281v1, whole genome shotgun sequence DNA segment ATTAATGTAACATGGAGTCACAGGTCTTCCACATGCATTCTTCCATGTTATAGCAATTCTACAACACTTTGACCATAGGTATCTCCTTGTTCCTTAGCTTCCTTATTTAAATATCTATAATCCAGATAGGTTGTTCAACATAAGAAAGATCTTCCAAAATTTCCATATATGGTTCACTTATAACCTTGCTCGAATCTGATACATACTTCTgttgcatagaaacatggaacaccGAATGAATTCTCTCCATTTCTGGTGGCAAagctaatttataatatatatttctaATCCTTTTGCAACACTTCATATGGTCCTATATATCTCAGAGCTAATTTACCTCTCTTTCCAAATCGGATGACACCCTTCATTGAAGATACCCTTAAAAGCACCATATCCCCCTCCTCGAAAACCACTTCTCTTTTATGGAGATCTGCATAGCTCTTCTGTTTATTGGCTGCTGTCTTTAGCCTTGTCCTGATTAAAGGCTTGGCTTGATTGGTGATTTCCATTCAATTTTTGCTAAGGCACTTTCACTTACTTCTTCCTAACATATAGGAGACCTACACTTCCTTTCGTATAGAGCTTTATAAGGTACCATTATGATGCTAgagtgatagctattattgtatacaGATTCAACTAGAGGAAGGTACTTTTTCCATGATCCTTCAAATTCAAGTACGCATattcttagcatatcctctaaatTATGTAtagtcctttctgactgtccatctgtctgaggatgaaaagtcatGCTAAAGTCTAACCCAGTGCCTAAGTCATTTTGAAGATAGTGCTAAAATCTGGATGTGAATTGCGGCCTTTATCAGAGACTATTGtcattggagctccatgcaaccttATTATCTCTGCCACATATACATGAGCTAACTATTTGGATAGTCTTGGTTAACGTACACAAAATAGTTAGCTCTAATAAGAATGAAGCGAGTAGTTTTGGTTAACTTATCCACTATAACCCATAACGAGTCATGTCTATTGGAGGCTACTCGTAACCCCATAATAAAGTCCATGGCTACATTTTCCTATTTTCATTTTCGAATGGGTAATGGGTTAAGCATTTCTGCTGGCTTTTGATGCTTCATCTTCACTCTTTGATAGACCTCACAAGTAGACACAAATTGTGTGATCTCCTTCTTCAGGGAAGGCCACTAGTACACCTTCTTTAGATCTTGATACATTTTGGTAGCACTCGAATATACACTATACCTAGTATTCTGAGCTTCTCTCATAATGTCTGCCTTAAATCCGTTATCATTAGGTACACATAGCTTGTTACCACACCTCAACACTCCTTTTTCATCAAATCAGAACTCACTGTGTGTATCCTTCTGTACTGCCTCTGCTATCTTTACTAACTCAGGGTCTTCATGCTTTTTCTCTACTATATGCCTCAGGTACACTGGTGTCACCTTCATTTGAGCTATCTAGGTACTCTTAGCTGATAACTCTAACTGTAAGCCTTCTCTAATCAGCTGGTGTAGCTCCTTCAAGATAGGCTACCTTTCCATAGATATATGAGCTAGACTGCCAAATAATTTTTGATTAAGGGCATCTGTAACAATATTTGCCTTCCTCGGATGGTATTGAATTGTACAATTATAATTACTGAGCAGTTCTGCCTATCTCCTTTGTCTGAGATTCAGCTCTTTTTATTTGAACATATACTAgagactcttatgatctgtgaagATTTCACATTTAGGCCTATAAAGATAGTGCCTTCACATCTTTAGGGCAAATACTACAGTCGCCATTTCAAGTTATGAGTGGGATAATTAGCTTCATGCTTTTTTAACtatcttgaagcataagctattACTCTACCATTATGCATAAGAGCATATCCAAAACCCACTCTAGAGGCATCATAGTAAATAGTGAAATCTTCAATGCCTATAAGCAAGGCTATTACTGGTGCTGAAAtcaacactccttaagcttctgaaagCTCTCCTCACATTAATCACTCCATTCAAAGTTCTTATTCTTTTAAGTAACCTagttattggagcagctatcttGGAGAACTCaagcacaaatcttctataataactAGCCAAACCTATGAAACTATTGATCTTAGGCACTGTAGTTGGCCTCGACCAATCTGCCATTTCTTTAaccttcttaggatccacttttATTCCATTCTCTAATACTACATGTCCTAAGAATGATATACTCTTTAGCCAGAACTCACAAttagagaacttggcatataactGGTGCTCCCTTAATGTCTGAAGAACCATTCTTAGATGTTTTGCATAATCTTCAGAACTTCTAGAGTACACtagtatatcatcaataaaaatgaTCATAAAGTGAACACCCTCTTCATGAGATCCATGAAtgtagttgtaacatcctcactttagctagtccgtacagtctactgttccgatgaccaaggTCGATCCGGGCAGcttgaatgtttgaaattataaatagactagagtgaggagttataaagaaattaaataaagctcataacaatcaaggaaaaatttttagaaattaaataaagcccacatcatcccaacacaatggggttctacattttctgccatacaaagcttcatatggaggcatctcaatgcttgattggtaactgttgttgtaagcaaactcaatcaaaggcaagtgtgtatcccaactgccctcaaactcaatcacataagcccgtagcatatcctccaagatttgaattaccctctcagactggccatctgtttgtggatggaatgcagtactgaagttcaatctagttcctagggctctctgaagactaccccagaatctagaagtgaacctaggatctgcatgcgTCGATGaatctggcactccatgcaatctcacaatctcattgatGTACAACTCGCCAATCTGTCCAAAGCGTAGTCCATTGATTtggcagaaaatgaagcggaACTTGGTTAGtgcatcaacaatgacccaaactgcatcatgactcttctgtgtcctcggaagtcccatcacaaaatccatcgttattctctcccatttccactctgatactggtagtggatgtaacaacccagcgggtacttgatgttctgcctttacttgctgacaagttaggcatttagatacaaactctgccacatcccttttcatacccatccaccagtaatgctcctttagccctctatacatttttgtgccaccagggtgcatggcaaaaggagactcatgtgcttccttcaaaatgatcttcctcaattcaacatcattaggaacacatattacgcCACTGGTGTGatgagaccatcatctctgattgagaattctggtttcttaccctgctggacttcttccaacaatttctgatacttctgatcattctgagcagccattctaatctgatcaatcaacactggctgtacatgccatgcaactgctgtctgcccatcatcactaacctctaagctggcatgcaatgatctcaactcgtgtaccaaagacaaaggagtaacccgtagacttgccatagtcttgcgacttagggcgtcagccacaacattagcttttcctggctgatagtctatcagacaatcatagtcttttatcaactctaaccatctcctctgtctcaaattcaactctttctgggtgcccaaatacttcaaactcttatgatctgtgtagatataacatttctccccatacaaataatgtttccagatcttaagagcaaacacaatggctgcaagttccaaatcatgtgtcggataattcctctcatgtggttttagctggcgtgatgcataggcaatgacatttcgatcttgcatcaacacataacctaacccattgtgagaagcatcactataaacgatatattctttacccggggtaggtaaagttaggactggagcttcagtcaaacatctcttcaattcatcaaaactctgctggcatttatccgtccactgaaattttacatcttttctaagcaacttggtcaatggagatgccaacatggaaaatcccttcacaaatctacggtagtatcggctaaaccagaaaactacgaatttacgTGACatttaggtggcctccaattaaggacagcttcaatcttacttggatctaccttaatgccctcttctgatactacatgccccaagaaagatatttccttcagccaaaattcacatttcgacaatttggcatatagctatttctgcctcaaagtttgcagtacaatccgcaaatgtctatcatgctcttctgcattcctcgaatagactaatatatcatcgataaataccacaacaaactggtcgaggtatggtctgaaaatagtgttcatcggatccataagcggtagagcattggttaaccgaatggcatgaccaagaactcataatggccatagcgggttacgaAGGCGATTTAGAAATACTACGCTCTTGTACTTTcggtgataataacctgatctcaggtcaattttagagaacacagctgcacccctcaactgatcaaacaagtcatcaatacggggtaatggatatctgttctttattgtcaccttattcaactgccgatagtcaatgcatagccggagagtgccatccttcttctttacaaataatactggcgctccccaaggtgacacactagggcgaatgaagcccttatcaagcaactcttgcaactgcactttcaattcttttagttccgctggtgccattctgtatggcgttatggagattgggtccacaccaggcataacatcaatttcaaactgcacttctctttctggaggtaatcctggcaattcatcaggaaatacatccggaaaatcacatatagtagggatgtccgttagtgctggactccccacttgggtgtctattacatgtgccaagtacgcctcacacccttttctaatcatttttctagccagtgcagctgaaatgatgtttgaaggcaataactgcctctcccccagtattactacatcaccatcgaggaagaccaaaagtgacatcTTCAATCTActgatcaatcatagcatgatgcacagctaaccaatccatgcccaagataatgtcataatctcgaagggcatttcaattaaatcagacaaaaaagtgtgtccttggatcaccaaaggaatgatctctatatagcctatttaccacgACCTCTGGCCttatggactagttactaacacatcatagtccattggtacacacgggatagtagtagaacacatcacactagcactaacatacgaatgtgtagagccaggatcaaataacacatgcacatctttgtcaaggatggagaaattaccagctacaacatctgatatttcagcctcttccctttgacgcatggtatatactCTAAGCCCAGTGCGCCATCTGGATCTTTGGTGGTTAACAGTGCTCGACTTCCGAGGTGTTACTAGGACCCCTACCTGCGCCTCTGCCTCTAGCGGTGGCGTGACCCTgcaggtgtagagacttgggtgaTCCTTGGATGTAgtgaaagatccagaccggcgcggactagtgcaatccttagcgaaatgttcgctccctccacagttaaaacatgcaccagtagctctgtaacaaaccccaccatgagttctatcaCAGGTTTcgcactgtcgtactgatagagctcctcgggatgctggttgggtctgctgaccagaccgaggtggtctttggccagaaaatctgcctcggcctctacgggagctagatcccccaaactgtttcctcttcccagaaccacttccagatgcttgttcagtagtcttttcagttttctcttgtggacccttcttcactgccccttctgattctatcttttCTAGTTCTAGGGCCTGTGAAATCAATtcggcaaaattctgatgtctgaatcccacaacttgcattctcagactctgtcttagcccagcctcaaacctcttgcatctgtctctgggggtggagactaagcttccagcatagtggcttagtcttgaaaaatctctctcatattctgctacagttcggttcccttgtttcaaactcaaaaattcttgcaacttcatgtccacatatgcatcgggaacccatttctgtcggaactccctcaagaaatctgaccaggttaacacaggtggctccaccaggctgtgggggatggtcttccaccattcataggcatccccttgtaataaggagacagaatactcaaacttcatttcttctgtacactgcagcttcctaaaaacccgttccattctttccaaccactgttctgcttccagtggatccacagtgcctttaaactcggtggccccaaatttcatcagtttttcatattgccgagctgagggctgtggttgtgctgcgggtactggcatttgagcttggggtggcacattacccgccatttgctgaaagaaggcagccatctgctgcataaattgagcaggaaactgcggtcttTGGAGCGAGAGCcgagtggtgacccactcacattctagagTCTTTGGGGCTTCCTTGAACCTCGGCCTCAGCAGTTGTTcttgaatgatctcctccttcctttccatttttcacaattttctacttcctgagatcaaacacaaggaggttgacctccgttagtgcatattcatgatgtaaatatgtcatatgtatcaattaaggacacttgagcagttgtacttatcaaagaaatattcacatgcataatcaaaatttattgcaaaatcatgctctgataccactaaaacatgtcacactttacccttcagtaaggcataacatgctcccgtagaatacttaatgaactaccgaacttcacctaccgataactcattaagtaccctacaagggattttaaaacaattttcttacattttggaaatggtgagcattttgataagaattaaaaaccatttattcaaagtttaaatactagtaaaaaaaaaaattttgtccattcaaattttgtcgcaaattttataaaaattttgacagagttccctctgtattttgagaaaacagttcttcaaatacctgtaaaaagcacttccaaaactattttacaactcccaacctccaataattcacaattcaactcagtatgttcaataattccattcacaaaacataaggcagaaaatccatatgtacaaatatcaaatttacagaagaaaatctaaaataatattattatagtttatttacaactgctcaatttacattgatacttatgacattacagtatttacatcaaaataactataagggtataaaacaatacccgtacaaaaagggatcaaaaaaagatcttgtcaattccgcagctcactctgctgctttctccttgcttttatctgcgacagtaaattaaactatcgctgagtataaacatactcagtggtgcacaataaagatttaaaatgcgatacataaatcatttattgatgaaacataatttgaatacttcacaatcacatttcacaaatatcaagttcataacaactcatttgtcaaataatatattaaacaacagtttagtcaaacaattgcataaacacagtgttgccaaagtcgtacacaacttaagccatgacacaaaatttccgatcaatgccgtgttgtacaccacgacaaagcaatctcaaccccattaatcgaaaccaatgagggaggtggctagctagctaatgagtactcatccgatctacaacctcaactggcaagccagagagggaggaaaataaacgatctcaaccccataaatggaggaggaataataagtaactgtcatgctaagtgtgaatcaaaaatttgtttcaaacatttcattcaaatattgcatacaaaaatcaaatcaattttccaaagttacaatgtgatcacaaggtggcaacacaaaaattcataaattcataatgcgtaataaatcaatttttcaaggataaaatgcttaaatagggtttattgtgcacaaacctcaagcgagtcgtcccttaacctcgactcgtttcctcgggttctttcccgatattcttttcaactgaaacacaaaattttacaatgtttcagtactagaacttaacataaatcccaaaataaattttaacttcgcatttacctatttctaacgtgttaaattcgacgttctcgaaattttgtgttttgggttactattcactatactatttaagtcaaataattgactttctaaggattaataggtatgggaactccaacttcacccacataccacattttgctcattaaacttgttggttttggtcactttttcaaagcataggtcattttggcaaaattgccaattttcggttttgtgctccgaaattgcactattctattggtcgatctactgttggaatttgataaaacttccttcatagaaaatgttccttattgtcttaagtgtattctcatttttggatcacctcaatcggagttttgtagctcaagttatggccaaaataagtttactgttcacgtgcactgttcatactgcacttttgggttttggcagattttgatccaactttggtcagtaatttgatcaagttaagttcataatttggtctcactttcttcatatgaaatgttctactatgtcttatgtttccatcggttcaagaatcgcctaaatccaagttttctagagagagttatagccatccaaacattgctgctcaatgaaaattctgcagagttgcaggtttggtaacctaactttgctcaataatttgaatgggttaatggcataatttggggtgatgttcttcatgaaagttttagatctatgtcttatctaattgctggtaaaatttcaggtcaatttgacctttctagctcgagttatgaccaaatgaacaattactgttcatttggtcagtttggtgcagggcagcctgctatcaactcactttggtcaattgtttcaccaagttttggtcagtttttggtcatggttccttaatgaaagttgtgctcttttatgtctattttcatctccaattggtggcatatccattaggcttgtaaaatttgagttttagtccttcaaagtaggtttggtcatgctaccagtagcatgaccattgacctacgaatttagctaaattttccaccattcccatacaatttatttggtcctaattgaccattatttcatttcacaataggtcaaatatgccatttatgcatttctccaaattttggttcataaacccttgcattgaaaccctaatctcactaactcttgcatttaactacttctaataattttaatgttaatcatttcactaagtaaagcttctaaactcactcaattgcatcatattcatgtaaatcatactcctatcaagctgcccaaatttcagtttaattctttccccatatttgtttcatttaaatcaagttattagctcacttaattacctaaacatgcatttaaatggaaaaataaagagtttgatatgctaacctcacttaaagcttcaaaaccctaacctttgctcttcttttcttcttgaaatctccttcttaagtagtaataacaagctttaaagaagtccttatgagagttattatggttgggtaaggaaaatttgagcttaatgtaagcttaaagAGAAAGCTTCCATGGGGGATTTAAGGAAACAAGTGGGTGGCAAAGAGagaggggaagaagaagaaaatcctaaatttttttctttgtttttcctttacacgtttttgctttggaagaccataaatatcaattttaataaatatttaacaaatttgtttatgacatcaactttgacttttccaacctctttccttttttttttctatttatttttctattagttctttaattttattctcgattccgaaattttcttttctccgattttatttgacagttaggtcaggagtcagctctcggggtcaattgaccaaatcgcccctcgccggttcatcccgatttgcaaataatccaatatttcttccggctccctgacctaattatttggtggcTTACAGTTCTTTTCgttgttttctcttttccactttgtgttcataagggtcctaaggacatggcgtcacttttacggttcgaaatttgagtttaaaatgacttcgatgcgttcgaggaggtcactcatcgctgtgactctcggctcgtttaacctcttatgttctgtttttcttatttatagttaactaattaaacattactaattatttgtgtttatggcttctcaaattgtcttaagtgtggcactaatcccattaattgtccggaccgacaccggtcaccggaacagtgaaatataccaggctatacaacgggggtgttacaatagggttctgttagcagtactgcacatggtttcatgccattctgtgtttcatggcttcccatgccattctgtgatataataacctttggctatgttatttgagttgttacactcgggtttcatccctgataattattatagcttattagctgttctgttgcacaccaggagacacaatgtgactggtGGTGTGATGgtatgaggtacttagtacccagtgctagtttacccgtttatccagtccagtcgactagtatgggttactcgggcaatgataataaatcttaccaaactttaatcgaataatactgcaataaatatcaggaattaagtctactaaaaatgtaaacacatattccgcatatttattttattttattttattttattttgtcaccactaagtagaattgcttagcgcgtcgtttttgccacgcacaggtactggagacatagctggggagcctaacagacatcagaccgggtgaactttcagagctacatactgagtccagagtcacctcacatctgcagtgcacttggtaggacattaggactatggttgccttttgtattttgcattttgtattagttttggattgtaactataaactcttgaaattatttgataatgtaaatatatgaaatttcatgttattgaaattttttgtatattatgtggaaaaaatgaaatgttgagaaatatttataaatgtgcttcaagtgatgaagtgaacagaaaaattctaaaaatagtgttgtgattttgagattgagttgagatgtgtgtataatggagttctggatttggaaattatattggaagtgtcttttaaacaggtttagaagaactatttttccaatttatagccggcactctaccggattttctataaaaattgcgaaaaaattcagatttatcaaaaattgtaaataaatgaataaaaagggataaattataatggaaatatgaattggtactccggcacactgagtagcatatcttgctcggctacactgtagacgagtaaggggtgtcatagtaGTTGGGGCATTGTTTAACCCAAACGACATCACAAGATAATCATAATGCCTGTATCTGGTCCAAAAGGCAGTTTTTGGATTGTCTATCTCCTTAATCCTCAATTAGTGATATCCAAACCTCAAATCTATCTTCGAAAAACAACTAGCTCCTGCtaattgatcaaacaagttatCAATATGGGGCAACGAGTTCTTATTCTTTGTTGTGACCTTATTCAACTGTTTATAATCAATGTGTAGCCTCAAGGAtctatcctttttctttacaaatagtactgcAGCACCCCGAAGAGAGGTACTCGTTCGAATGAATCCCTTATCCACCAATTCCTATAGCTATTCCTTTAATTCCTTTAGCTTTGCAggagccatcctataaggagaaaCAAATATGAACCTGGTACCTGGCACAAGATCAACCTCAAACTCTATCTTCCTTTCAGGTGGCAAAATAGGTAGTTTCTCTAGAAACACATCTAAAAACTCCTTACCACAAGAATTGATCCCAGTCCACATTTGTTTTGCATAACCTCCCTAACATGGGCTAGAAACTCTCTACATCTTTTTCAGAGTATCTTTCTAGCTTGCATTGTGGAGATCATCCCTTCACAGATGATTTTTTATCTCCCTAAAAAGCTACCTCTAACCCATCCTATCCTCTAAACCTTACTACCTTATTCCtttagtctaaggtggcataattgcCTAAGAGCCAATTCATTCCTAGAATGAAAGTATAATCCATCAATTCTAAGACCACCAGGTTGGCTGGAAAGCATTTATCCTCCACCATTATTGGATAGACATAACAGGTCATCTCCTTCCTTGTACTTGGGTGCATCCAGCTTTAAGTAGTCCGTCATCTTTACTTTACCTCTACTACTTATTTTGGTCTCTTGTGTAGGGATTGTAGGGGCTACCTAGGGTGGTGGTGGCACTTGCTCTCTTGCAATCCCTCCATGGAATTTTGAGTTCCCATGGTGGTTGAAAAACTTTGGGTGTGCTGTTATGGAGTGTACATGGGATATGAGTTGAATGGTGGAAAATAAGGTGGGTAGGGCATGAAATGAGGATATTGGGAATAGCCCATAAAACTTTCCTATTGAGGATATTAATATCTAAACCCATACTGTTGTCCTAGTTGTGGAGGAGATACAAACTCTGACTCATCTCCTCCCTCTACAAAACTATCTTCTCCCGTTCTTCCCATGCCTACAGACTCAGGCTTCTCATGTTGTTGGGAGAAGCCATGAAAACTCCTTCGTGCATATATGGACATTCTGAGTGCATTTATAGTCTCCCTACTAACGTTAAAGGACCTTCTAAGACCTCTTAAAGATTCTTCCCTTTCACTTTTACTTGCTCTCTCTCTAGCAATAGGTTTGGCAATTAGTGCTCCATGACCCTCATTCTTAGATGGAGTACCAGTCAACTTAGCGGACCGCCTTGAACCTCGCATTTCTGAAAGCACACAAGAAGTTTTGAGCACATAAAAAGTTCATGTGAAATCATATGAACACATAACATAAAATCAAGCCTATTGGACATATATTTTCCTAACTGTGCTGGTCATTATACTTCCTTTCACCTCTATTCTATACTTTTACTAGCATCTAGGTCCACTCATCTAAcctaaagctctgataccaactttgtaacGACCCAAGCCAAGGGCCATTATCGGTACTAAGGATCGGAGCTTTAGGCTGTCGAAACCTATAGCAAGTCTAAAAACCTGTTAAACATACATATGTTCTTGTATCTCACAGTCTAAGCATACTCTAAACCATTACACTTTAATCTTTTCATACATACTTAGCCATTCATAACATAAATTTGGTTCAGAATTTGGACCTTGACATACATAGAAAAATCACTAAAGTATATTGGTTAAACATACATACATCCTTTCAAAGGAGAAACATCTTACATTGCTTAAACTTAAAATATTACATAACTCTAACTTTTAGTAATTTCTAGCATAATACTATCCATTCATATTTTACATGTCTAACTACCCATACGTCATATATAAAGAAGAGTGCTATAGCTGCCCCTGTTGCTCTCTATCGAAAGAACTCTTCTAATCCTGCATACCTACATCTAGAGTTAGGGGAAAGGGGTGAGCTTACACAAGCTCAATGAGTAAACTAACTAATCATAAATTGATTTTCTCATTCTTTTCATGCATATGTGATGCAACATTCAAATGgtttcacatcataaacatttaaCGTAGGATGGACTTTGTCACCAGTGACTTCCTTAATCCAATCTGCCTAGCTCATATAAAGGCTTCAGT contains these protein-coding regions:
- the LOC131183129 gene encoding uncharacterized mitochondrial protein AtMg00860-like; this encodes MVLQTLREHQLYAKFSNCEFWLKSISFLGHVVLENGIKVDPKKVKEMADWSRPTTVPKINSFIGLASYYRRFVLEFSKIAAPITRLLKRIRTLNGVINVRRAFRSLRSVDFSTSNSLAYRH